In the Octadecabacter sp. SW4 genome, one interval contains:
- a CDS encoding ABC transporter permease: MGLFILRRLGVMILTALCLTFIVFFLTNLFPNLEKLAKTQGNFRMSEAAVESYLGNRGYLQSTPVKYGQWLGILPGYVIEGTDGDTRARCAGAQAPTEDTPRFCGVLQGDWGESTVFKDEVGSIIGTRLWLTGKLMFYVMLLMVPGALIIGVLAGMREGSRLDRSLSTVSIVSTATPEYVSGVVFISVFATATFGMQWFKGTATSAMDDATFGNFFLPVLTIALYGMGYIARMTRASMTEVMNAQFIRTARLKGVSFPNIVMKHALRNALIAPFTVIMLQFPWLLNGVVIVETLFNYKGFGWTLVQAASNNDIELLLGVSVVSVIVVLVTQLISDIGYVFLNPRIRIS, from the coding sequence ATGGGACTGTTCATTCTCCGCCGGTTGGGGGTCATGATCCTCACGGCATTATGCCTGACTTTCATCGTCTTCTTTCTGACGAACCTTTTTCCGAACCTTGAAAAACTTGCCAAGACCCAAGGCAACTTTCGCATGTCCGAAGCGGCGGTCGAAAGCTATCTGGGCAATCGCGGGTATTTGCAGTCCACGCCGGTCAAATACGGGCAGTGGCTGGGCATTTTGCCGGGGTATGTGATCGAGGGCACGGATGGCGACACCCGCGCGCGCTGCGCAGGCGCGCAGGCCCCCACCGAAGATACCCCACGTTTTTGCGGCGTTCTACAGGGCGACTGGGGCGAAAGCACCGTGTTCAAGGATGAGGTCGGCAGCATTATCGGCACCCGCCTGTGGCTGACAGGCAAGTTGATGTTTTACGTGATGCTGCTGATGGTGCCCGGTGCGCTGATCATCGGCGTGCTGGCGGGGATGCGCGAAGGGTCGCGCCTTGACCGCTCGCTCTCGACCGTGTCCATCGTCTCCACGGCGACGCCGGAATATGTATCGGGTGTTGTGTTCATCTCGGTCTTTGCCACGGCGACTTTCGGAATGCAGTGGTTCAAGGGCACGGCGACATCGGCGATGGATGATGCAACCTTTGGCAACTTTTTCCTGCCGGTGCTGACGATCGCGCTTTATGGCATGGGCTATATCGCGCGGATGACGCGGGCGTCGATGACCGAAGTGATGAATGCGCAGTTCATCCGCACCGCGCGTCTGAAAGGGGTCAGCTTTCCCAATATCGTGATGAAGCACGCGCTGCGCAACGCGCTGATCGCACCCTTCACCGTCATCATGCTGCAATTCCCGTGGCTGCTGAACGGCGTCGTCATCGTGGAGACCCTGTTCAACTACAAGGGCTTTGGCTGGACGCTGGTGCAGGCCGCAAGCAACAATGACATTGAACTCTTGCTGGGCGTTTCTGTCGTCTCAGTGATCGTGGTTCTGGTCACGCAACTGATTTCCGACATCGGTTATGTGTTCCTCAACCCACGCATCAGAATTTCGTAA
- a CDS encoding ABC transporter substrate-binding protein, whose protein sequence is MTHLTLSGKPVHPAAEIYTRDAKAGKLSRREFLARTTALGVTTAAAYGMLGLSAPVQAAAHAQQGGTIRMQIEVRALKDPRTFDWTQIAYITSGWIEYLVEYNSDGSFEPMLLESWDVNDDATQYTLNVRQGVKWNNGDDFTAEDVARVITDWCDSAAEGNSMAGRFAALIDADSGQAIEGSIVVTDSHTVQLNLPKSDITLIAGMSDYPAAIYHASHNADDMLGNPIGTGPYLPESMEVGVKAVLVRNEGHEWWGYAAGKGAYLDRIEFIDYGTDPSAWVAAAASDEVDVFYETVGDFVDVVEGIGWEGSEVASGATIVIRPNQQAEVNGVKPYEDVRVRRAIAMAVNNEVCLELGYANRGVVAKNQHVGPMHPEYADVPALDYDPAGALALLQEAGMADFEFEISSIDDDWRKNTTDAVAAQLRDAGFNIKRTIIPGSTFWNDWTKYPFSSTNWNHRPLGTQILGLAYRSGEAWNEAAFANAEFDALLDQANAIADAGARSEVMAQLQTIMRDEGVTLQPYWRSLYRHAKPGFVGMEMHIAYLPQLYKMGIAA, encoded by the coding sequence ATGACGCACCTAACCCTTTCCGGCAAGCCCGTGCATCCTGCCGCCGAAATCTACACGCGCGACGCCAAGGCTGGAAAACTCAGCCGCCGCGAATTTCTGGCCCGCACAACCGCGCTTGGCGTCACTACGGCAGCGGCATACGGCATGCTGGGGCTGTCCGCCCCCGTGCAGGCCGCCGCCCACGCCCAACAGGGCGGCACGATCCGCATGCAGATCGAAGTCCGCGCCCTAAAGGATCCGCGCACATTTGACTGGACCCAGATCGCTTATATCACGTCCGGCTGGATAGAATATCTGGTTGAATACAACAGCGACGGTTCGTTCGAGCCGATGTTGCTGGAAAGCTGGGACGTCAACGACGATGCCACCCAATACACGTTGAATGTCCGTCAGGGCGTCAAGTGGAACAACGGCGACGATTTCACTGCCGAAGACGTGGCCCGCGTGATCACCGACTGGTGTGACAGCGCCGCCGAAGGCAACTCGATGGCGGGCCGTTTTGCGGCGCTGATCGACGCTGACAGCGGTCAGGCGATCGAGGGCAGCATCGTGGTTACCGACAGCCACACCGTGCAGTTGAACCTGCCAAAATCCGACATCACCCTGATTGCGGGCATGTCCGATTATCCGGCTGCGATCTATCACGCCAGCCACAACGCCGATGATATGCTTGGCAACCCGATTGGCACTGGTCCCTATCTTCCTGAAAGCATGGAAGTGGGCGTCAAGGCCGTGTTGGTGCGCAACGAAGGCCATGAATGGTGGGGCTACGCCGCCGGCAAAGGCGCCTATCTGGACCGTATCGAATTCATCGATTACGGCACGGATCCTTCGGCCTGGGTCGCCGCTGCGGCCTCCGACGAGGTGGACGTATTCTATGAAACCGTCGGTGATTTCGTCGATGTTGTCGAAGGTATCGGCTGGGAAGGTTCCGAAGTCGCCTCTGGCGCGACCATCGTCATCCGTCCCAACCAGCAAGCCGAGGTTAACGGCGTCAAACCCTATGAAGATGTGCGCGTGCGCCGCGCCATCGCGATGGCCGTCAACAACGAGGTCTGCCTTGAGCTGGGCTATGCCAACCGCGGTGTGGTTGCCAAGAACCAGCACGTGGGTCCGATGCATCCCGAATACGCCGATGTGCCAGCGCTGGATTACGATCCCGCAGGCGCCCTGGCCCTGCTGCAAGAGGCCGGCATGGCCGATTTCGAGTTCGAGATTTCCTCGATTGATGATGACTGGCGCAAGAACACGACCGATGCCGTTGCAGCCCAGCTGCGCGACGCCGGGTTCAACATCAAGCGCACGATCATCCCGGGCAGCACGTTCTGGAACGACTGGACGAAGTATCCCTTCTCCTCGACCAACTGGAACCACCGCCCGCTTGGCACCCAGATCCTTGGTCTGGCCTATCGCTCGGGCGAGGCATGGAACGAAGCGGCGTTCGCCAACGCTGAATTCGATGCCCTGCTGGATCAGGCAAACGCGATTGCCGATGCCGGGGCGCGCAGTGAAGTGATGGCCCAACTGCAGACGATCATGCGCGACGAGGGTGTCACGCTCCAGCCTTACTGGCGGTCGCTTTATCGCCACGCCAAGCCGGGTTTCGTGGGCATGGAAATGCACATCGCCTATCTGCCCCAGCTTTATAAGATGGGCATCGCCGCCTAG
- a CDS encoding AraC family transcriptional regulator: MPDTTLALAPVAQNAHHGRWRTEAMRSHTSPRLIFINKGQGRITVAGLTSGYGPNNLIFIPAHTMYGFEVGPTVFGQMVTIPPAMASEWPAARMHLRLRDVVQQKELAMLFDNLERELKSNRPGNTRAAHYHAGLLSVFFERQIAMHDSSDSRHTTAAARLVAAYTDLIERDFRRHLGVAQYAAALGVTPTHLTRCCKASCGKSALALLNDRILFEARMMLRQTKVPVRQIAAALGFASAAYFTRSFQAQAGMTPSEFRRKGPMGQLINL; encoded by the coding sequence ATGCCTGATACCACGCTTGCCCTCGCCCCTGTCGCCCAGAATGCCCACCACGGGCGGTGGCGCACCGAGGCCATGCGCAGTCATACCAGCCCGCGCCTGATTTTCATCAACAAGGGTCAGGGCCGCATTACCGTGGCAGGATTGACCAGCGGCTATGGCCCCAACAATCTGATCTTTATCCCCGCCCATACCATGTATGGTTTCGAGGTCGGGCCGACCGTGTTCGGGCAGATGGTCACAATTCCCCCGGCGATGGCAAGCGAATGGCCCGCCGCGCGCATGCACCTGCGCCTGCGCGATGTTGTGCAGCAAAAGGAACTGGCCATGCTTTTTGACAACCTGGAACGCGAGCTAAAAAGCAATCGTCCGGGCAATACGCGGGCCGCACATTATCATGCGGGGCTGCTGTCGGTCTTCTTTGAACGCCAGATCGCGATGCATGACTCCAGCGACAGCCGCCACACCACCGCCGCCGCGCGACTGGTCGCCGCCTATACCGATCTGATCGAGCGGGATTTTCGCCGCCACCTTGGGGTTGCCCAATACGCCGCCGCGCTGGGCGTCACGCCCACACATCTGACGCGGTGCTGCAAGGCAAGCTGCGGGAAATCAGCGCTGGCCCTGCTCAATGATCGCATCCTGTTCGAGGCACGCATGATGCTGCGCCAGACCAAGGTGCCCGTGCGCCAGATCGCGGCCGCGCTTGGCTTTGCCTCGGCGGCCTATTTCACCCGCAGCTTTCAGGCGCAGGCGGGTATGACCCCGTCAGAATTCCGACGCAAGGGGCCGATGGGGCAGCTGATTAACCTGTAA
- the miaA gene encoding tRNA (adenosine(37)-N6)-dimethylallyltransferase MiaA, translating into MIDLRTIPPDVPVLIFGPTAAGKSALALQIAQTGGGVIVNADALQVFDGWRVLTARPDAADEARIPHALYGHVPFDAPYSVGHWLRDVTPFVQGTARPIIVGGTGLNFAALTQGLADIPATPPDVRDRANAQDLNDMLAALDPVTLGRIDQNNRARVQRAWEVQQATGRSIADWQDMTPPPVLPLSQVTALAMMPDPDWLNARIARRFDVMIRDGALDEAAAMEPHWNPDHASAKAIGAAELIAHIRGEISLDAARELAVIASRRYAKRQRTWLRSRMRDWRQIALPVPD; encoded by the coding sequence ATGATTGACCTGCGCACGATCCCGCCTGACGTTCCCGTGTTGATTTTCGGGCCAACCGCGGCTGGCAAATCGGCGCTGGCCTTGCAGATTGCGCAAACCGGCGGCGGGGTGATCGTCAATGCCGATGCCTTGCAGGTGTTTGACGGCTGGCGGGTGTTGACCGCGCGACCCGATGCGGCGGACGAAGCCCGCATCCCTCATGCCTTATACGGTCATGTGCCGTTCGATGCGCCTTATTCGGTGGGTCATTGGCTGCGTGATGTGACGCCCTTCGTGCAAGGCACCGCGCGGCCCATCATTGTGGGTGGCACGGGGCTGAACTTTGCCGCCCTCACCCAAGGGTTGGCCGATATTCCGGCGACACCGCCAGATGTCCGGGACCGCGCGAATGCGCAGGATCTGAACGATATGCTGGCCGCGCTTGATCCGGTGACATTGGGCCGGATTGACCAGAACAACCGCGCCCGCGTGCAGCGCGCATGGGAGGTGCAACAGGCCACCGGGCGCTCTATTGCCGACTGGCAGGACATGACGCCGCCACCGGTCTTGCCGCTGTCGCAGGTGACGGCGCTGGCGATGATGCCCGATCCCGACTGGCTGAACGCCCGGATCGCGCGCCGCTTTGATGTGATGATCCGCGACGGTGCCCTGGACGAGGCGGCCGCGATGGAACCGCACTGGAACCCTGATCATGCGTCCGCCAAGGCGATCGGCGCAGCGGAACTGATTGCCCATATCCGTGGCGAAATTTCGCTGGACGCGGCCCGGGAACTTGCGGTGATTGCCAGCCGTCGTTATGCCAAACGGCAACGCACATGGCTGCGCTCACGGATGCGGGACTGGCGGCAGATTGCCTTGCCAGTGCCGGACTAG
- the pyrH gene encoding UMP kinase, translating into MSDAEKVTFERVMLKISGEALMGDQGFGLHPPTVERIAREVKTVHDMGVEICMVIGGGNIFRGLQGSAQGMERTTADYMGMLATVMNALAMQSALEGQGIHTRVISAIRMDEVAEPYIRRRAVRHLEKKRVCIFAAGTGNPYFTTDTAATLRANEMACEAIFKGTKVDGVYDKDPAKHADAKRYDTITYDEVLAQHLGVMDASAIALARENKLPIVVFSLDEPGGFKGILDGTGTFTTVRD; encoded by the coding sequence ATGTCAGACGCCGAAAAAGTCACATTTGAACGGGTCATGCTCAAGATTTCGGGCGAGGCATTGATGGGCGATCAGGGCTTTGGCCTGCACCCGCCCACCGTCGAACGCATCGCCCGCGAGGTGAAAACCGTTCACGACATGGGCGTCGAGATTTGCATGGTGATCGGCGGCGGCAATATCTTTCGCGGCCTGCAGGGATCGGCACAGGGGATGGAGCGCACCACGGCCGATTACATGGGCATGCTCGCCACGGTGATGAACGCGCTGGCGATGCAAAGCGCACTTGAGGGGCAGGGCATCCACACCCGCGTCATTTCCGCGATCCGCATGGATGAGGTCGCCGAACCCTATATTCGTCGCCGCGCGGTGCGCCACCTTGAGAAAAAGCGCGTCTGCATCTTTGCCGCGGGCACCGGCAACCCCTATTTCACCACCGACACGGCGGCGACCCTGCGCGCCAACGAAATGGCCTGCGAGGCGATCTTCAAAGGCACCAAGGTGGATGGCGTCTATGACAAGGACCCCGCCAAACACGCCGATGCCAAACGTTACGACACGATCACCTATGACGAGGTGCTGGCCCAGCATCTGGGCGTGATGGATGCCAGCGCCATTGCGCTGGCGCGGGAAAACAAGCTGCCGATCGTGGTGTTTTCCTTGGATGAGCCGGGCGGATTCAAGGGTATTCTGGACGGCACTGGCACCTTTACCACCGTGCGCGATTGA
- the frr gene encoding ribosome recycling factor: protein MSDDFILDTDDLTRRMDGAIANLRTEFASLRTGRASSSMLEPVMVDAYGALTPINQVGTVNVPEPRMVTINVWDKGLVGKVEKAIRESGLGINPQLNGTIIMLPIPELNEERRRELTKVAGQYAEHARVSVRNVRRDGMDQIKKAKGDGLSEDDQKLWEDEVQELTDAYIKQIDDNLDTKQAEIMQV, encoded by the coding sequence ATGTCCGACGACTTTATCCTTGATACCGATGATCTGACCCGCCGCATGGATGGCGCAATCGCCAATCTGCGCACCGAATTTGCGTCGCTTCGCACCGGGCGCGCGTCGTCCTCGATGCTGGAACCGGTGATGGTGGATGCTTATGGCGCGCTGACGCCGATCAATCAGGTCGGCACCGTCAACGTCCCCGAGCCGCGCATGGTCACGATCAACGTCTGGGACAAGGGCCTCGTCGGCAAGGTTGAAAAGGCGATCCGCGAAAGCGGGCTGGGGATCAACCCGCAGCTGAACGGCACGATCATCATGCTGCCGATCCCCGAACTCAACGAAGAACGCCGCCGCGAATTGACCAAGGTCGCAGGCCAATACGCCGAACATGCCCGCGTGTCGGTGCGCAACGTGCGCCGTGACGGGATGGACCAGATCAAAAAGGCCAAGGGTGATGGCCTGTCCGAGGACGACCAGAAGCTTTGGGAGGACGAGGTGCAGGAGTTGACCGACGCCTATATCAAACAAATCGACGACAACCTCGACACCAAGCAAGCCGAGATCATGCAGGTTTGA
- a CDS encoding isoprenyl transferase, whose translation MAKDAQQAGPRHVAIIMDGNGRWATQRGRPRLFGHHAGAKRVRDIVESCPDLGVKYLTIFAFSTENWKRTQTEVAGLMKLFRRYIEREAQALLKNGVRVRFIGDRVRLDDKLVALMDELELLTAGNDRVHLTVAINYGGRDEVTRAAKRLAYDIEQGRLTHKDVDAETLAKYLDTHVLPDPDLVIRTSGEARVSNFLLWQTAYSEYEFVDTLWPDFTPQEFARVLASFSARDRRFGGVKA comes from the coding sequence ATGGCCAAGGACGCACAACAGGCAGGCCCGCGCCACGTCGCCATTATCATGGACGGCAACGGCCGCTGGGCGACCCAGCGCGGGCGGCCCCGGTTGTTTGGCCACCACGCGGGCGCAAAACGTGTGCGCGATATCGTCGAAAGCTGCCCTGATCTGGGCGTCAAATACCTGACCATTTTCGCCTTCTCGACCGAAAACTGGAAACGCACCCAGACCGAAGTCGCCGGTCTGATGAAGCTGTTTCGCCGCTACATCGAGCGCGAGGCGCAGGCCCTGCTGAAAAACGGTGTGCGGGTCCGGTTCATCGGGGATCGTGTGCGTCTGGATGACAAACTGGTCGCGCTGATGGACGAACTGGAACTGCTCACGGCGGGCAATGATCGCGTGCATCTGACCGTCGCCATCAACTACGGCGGGCGCGATGAAGTCACCCGCGCCGCCAAGCGCCTTGCCTATGACATCGAGCAGGGCAGGTTGACCCACAAGGATGTTGATGCCGAAACATTGGCAAAATACCTTGATACCCACGTGTTGCCCGACCCCGATCTGGTCATCCGCACCAGTGGCGAGGCGCGGGTCAGCAACTTTCTGCTTTGGCAGACCGCCTATAGCGAATACGAATTCGTCGATACGCTGTGGCCCGATTTTACACCGCAGGAATTTGCCAGGGTGCTGGCAAGTTTCAGCGCCCGAGATCGCCGGTTTGGCGGGGTAAAGGCCTGA